The Daucus carota subsp. sativus chromosome 7, DH1 v3.0, whole genome shotgun sequence genome window below encodes:
- the LOC135147823 gene encoding uncharacterized protein LOC135147823, producing the protein MNSTQRDATSRLIYKAAIQDDWDSVSHIFETETENWRLNAEISLYGETPLYIAVGTNRSHRFVEQLVKQIMSGENGVEMLRTCIKVGRPYNALHLAGKRGNLRDAKVLVEFDQELPQSAVVADDGGTTPLELAAWKGHQETVRYLMMVTKDVVGVTGTSPFRGTPGANILTQTIATGLYDVALNLVKNYPDLVAEENYTGWETGFSRLAAKGNAFPRGYQLSFWQRIIYSRIDDKECLVADIENEGRGLTNNLLQRYFYIGSVSCWSIVSLYLGMKSTLISYVQSV; encoded by the exons ATGAATTCCACACAGAGAGATGCCACAAGTCGTCTGATCTATAAAGCAGCCATACAAGACGACTGGGATTCAGTAAGCCATATTttcgaaaccgaaaccgaaaattgGAGACTAAATGCCGAAATTTCATTATACGGAGAGACTCCGCTGTACATAGCGGTGGGAACGAATCGTTCCCACCGCTTTGTGGAACAGCTTGTGAAGCAGATTATGAGCGGAGAGAATGGCGTAGAGATGCTACGTACTTGTATAAAAGTTGGCAGACCGTACAATGCTCTTCACTTGGCAGGTAAGAGGGGAAACTTAAGGGATGCAAAGGTGTTGGTAGAGTTCGACCAGGAGTTACCGCAAAGTGCAGTTGTTGCTGACGATGGGGGGACTACTCCACTGGAATTGGCTGCTTGGAAAGGGCATCAAGAGACGGTACGGTATCTAATGATGGTGACAAAAGATGTGGTTGGAGTGACGGGGACTAGTCCGTTCAGGGGAACTCCAGGGGCTAATATCCTTACTCAGACCATTGCCACAGGTCTTTATG ATGTGGCTTTGAATTTAGTAAAGAATTACCCGGACCTGGTGGCGGAAGAAAATTATACTGGTTGGGAGACAGGTTTTAGTAGATTAGCAGCAAAGGGGAATGCGTTTCCTAGAGGATATCAACTTTCATTTTGGCAACGCATCATTTATTCAC GAATAGACGATAAAGAGTGCCTAGTTGCTGATATTGAAAATGAAGGAAGAGGGCTAACAAATAATCTTCTCCAAAGATATTTTTACATAG GGAGTGTTTCATGCTGGAGTATTGTCTCCCTCTACTTAGGTATGAAATCTACTCTAATTAGCTACGTTCAATCTGTTTAA
- the LOC135148079 gene encoding ankyrin repeat-containing protein NPR4-like: MNFEDPITWKVLGQAIYTAVRHGSHELIEECIRNYPELIRYEVEGVNLFKAAINHRQEKVFNLIYQISAHSLDTMGNFNGENALHLAAKLAPYHRLRTVTGVALQMQRELLWFKEVDKFMEPAQRESLNNDKKTPRMLFTDEHKQLLMEAQLWTKDTSSSSTVVAALIVTIAFAALFTVPGGNKDGDGQPRFIKDCIFLLFVLSDAIALFSASTSVLMFLSTLTHSSQEDFLYALPLRLTLGLISLFISLATTMIAFSATLILVLHDKIQWIAVPVTLVASIPIILFLWLQYPLLFELVSTTFGKSIFGKQNNLLLH; this comes from the exons ATGAACTTTGAGGATCCCATAACTTGGAAAGTACTAGGACAAGCCATTTATACAGCAGTACGTCATGGAAGTCATGAACTTATAGAGGAGTGTATAAGAAACTACCCGGAGCTGATTAGGTATGAGGTGGAAGGAGTTAACTTGTTTAAGGCAGCCATCAATCATCGCCAAGAGAAAGTTTTCAACCTTATATATCAAATATCTGCACATTCGTTGGATACAATGGGCAACTTCAATGGTGAAAATGCCCTGCATCTTGCTGCCAAGTTAGCTCCATATCATAGACTCAGGACTGTAACTGGTGTAGCTTTGCAGATGCAGCGCGAGCTCCTCTGGTTCAAG GAAGTTGATAAATTTATGGAACCTGCACAAAGAGAATCACTAAACAATGACAAAAAGACACCAAGAATGTTATTCACTGATGAACACAAGCAGTTGCTTATGGAAGCACAACTATGGACGAAGGATACATCATCATCGTCAACTGTAGTAGCTGCTCTCATTGTTACAATTGCATTTGCTGCCTTGTTCACTGTGCCAGGGGGAAACAAAGATGGTGATGGACAACCGAGATTCATAAAAGATTGCATTTTCCTTCTGTTTGTCCTATCGGATGCTATAGCACTATTCTCTGCATCGACCTCTGTGTTAATGTTCTTATCTACACTTACTCACTCTTCTCAAGAAGATTTTCTTTATGCATTACCCCTCAGGTTGACGCTTGGGCTTATATCACTCTTCATATCACTAGCAACAACAATGATTGCTTTTAGCGCCACCCTTATTCTTGTGCTTCATGATAAAATACAGTGGATTGCTGTTCCGGTTACTTTAGTGGCTAGCATTCCCATCATCTTGTTTCTTTGGCTGCAGTATCCTTTACTTTTCGAACTGGTTTCTACCACATTTGGGAAAAGCATTTTCGGCAAACAAAACAATCTACTGCTTCATTAG
- the LOC108195880 gene encoding uncharacterized protein LOC108195880 → MEEGMGSADRGSDVIKKKSSSGCLIIKKKVNGVSGFGGSSSKKSLESRSEKKRSRLVLTDSGSSDEVEPVRRRVREDIIYERRRSGIEDCRMLGFERKRGGIDVFEFDEYDGFDGKRMRMDYMDDRLKLVGRNEDYQGFEIGSSRNVGFDGRKGSISGGKSKGHNHSGKSRYEEEDDDDESHVPISIFREKRHEALNESIRVQGKNGVLKVMVNKKKQQGFPLKGSDNPRAEERMSSRSEAAVKKNKEIRPSSFSGSKRPENLDSLKTEKTYLNSRKPLPTLSSKVEDKDEDSDSGGSEKSLKQETREQVQKFKKAIESERKRTTTPTKFTNPPSGGKESKGKRGYGTEKQLLREKIRSMLLDRGWKIDYRPRRNRDYLDAVYINPAGTAYWSIIKAYDALQKQLEEEEDNVKPFDESPSFTPLPEEIISKLTRQTRKKIERELKKKKRDAVCSRNAKEVTMRESTNCTDSGGRLHEADSVSGNESSGNLYQVKAKKDTAERQSASNSHIIQGRKSRKIGRCTLLVRNSDKGLSEADGYVPYTGKRTILSWLVDSGIVQTSEKVQYMNGKKTRVMLEGWITKDGIHCGCCSKILTISKFEIHAGSKQRQPFLNIYLESGMSLLQCQIDAWNKQEESKREAFHSVDVNGDDPNDDTCGLCGDGGDLICCDGCPSTFHQTCLDIKMLPTGDWHCPNCTCKFCGLAGRSNAKADDRTDSSLLLCSLCEKKYHQSCRQDEFNIAVNSGDAANSFCGKNCQEIFSHLQKLLGVKHELESGFSWSLVHRMDPASERLHLGFSQRVECNSKLAVALSVMDECFLPIVDRRSGINLIHNVLYNRGSNFGRLNFNSFYTAILEKGDEIISAASIRIHGLQLAEMPFIGTRHIYRRQGMCRRLLSAIELALSTLKVEKLIIPAIAEHMNTWTEKFNFSPLKKSHNQEMRSMNMLVFPRTDMLQKSLIKRDIAEGSIINNSGLGMESAKENEDSLTLSVLGVSETNSSLKHDINTDHSTDLLPLSERSSKASTLLSSSKIPIVPLNDVTAKSGALVSFCEVKDEPAEEMTPTINSVSVDSLADTTTVNFKSTHPSNEHPSSFLAQKAELGQSVKDHTQSFVDGIIIHKEEAKETSGELIGVSLCEISKGKTEEDHVIVFQNSVSVHDSVSRGTNESTLVESNMSTHTAVDLDNSCEVHMDKTSANLPKDSVEQLCSQDNVEDNALPENSLINIEEDPTAIQNSVHARDCEGRLINSNTSNHTAVDLTDTCEVHVINTSPRDAAKHAGKDIVGNETLRETFDSNIEEDATAIQKNSVSVYDSVSLGACGNTDTDFDMTNQTAYDLDDSCEVDANDTSFNALMDSGEQLPSTDFVKDGTLPETFGASIEEDATPIQNSFSVHDSASLGGCESTHIDSEKTNLTAVDLNHNCEVHLNETFVNSPKDSAEQLSSKDIVEEDTSCETFSGIIKEDATAPQNSVSVNVFVSLGPCEGMPVDLDKINPTAVDLDNSCEVKANDSCVNSQKDSAEQLSLKDLVQNDTSSEAFSATIKEDATAYKNSLSVHNSVSLGARESTQIDSDITNITAVDLDNSYVANVNDTSVNCPKDAVEQLSAKENVEDDSLCETSAGNLEKDPAVQNYVSVQIPVSHDTCGSTPVDFDMSKHPAEYLDNTCEVDLNDTCVNSPKDCVEQSAIENTVKEDVTAPRIITHKNGGNVVDDIHEVEQEAAYAEPLMDPFHRKFQMKNTAQAISEDPSELSSATDVVGDEKKGDLKNYIMGDAQEGDVKISSIKPIVESGCDTSVANSTCQALNENETGFTSDERTKDVKSVSSPLDDMKSNLHVMATEVSPNSFDQGSK, encoded by the exons ATGGAGGAGGGTATGGGATCTGCTGATAGGGGGAGTGATGTGATAAAGAAGAAAAGCTCGTCGGGTTGTTTGATTATTAAGAAGAAAGTGAATGGAGTGTCGGGGTTTGGTGGTTCGAGTTCCAAGAAGTCTCTTGAGTCGAGGAGTGAGAAGAAGAGGTCTAGGTTGGTTCTTACTGATTCGGGGTCGAGTGATGAAGTAGAGCCGGTGAGAAGGAGAGTGAGggaagatattatttatgaaagaCGGAGAAGTGGGATTGAAGATTGTAGGATGCTTGGATTTGAGAGAAAGAGAGGTGGGATTGATGTGTTTGAGTTTGACGAGTACGATGGTTTTGATGGTAAGAGGATGAGGATGGATTATATGGATGATAGGTTGAAGTTAGTTGGACGTAATGAGGATTACCAAGGTTTCGAGATTGGGTCTAGTAGAAATGTTGGTTTTGATGGGAGAAAAGGTAGCATATCAGGTGGAAAGAGTAAAGGACATAATCACAGTGGTAAGAGTAGGTATGAGgaagaggatgatgatgatgaatcgCATGTACCTATTTCTATTTTTAGAGAGAAGCGCCATGAAGCACTCAATGAGTCTATAAGGGTTCAAGGGAAAAACGGTGTATTGAAGGTGATGGTAAATAAAAAGAAGCAGCAGGGTTTTCCTCTTAAAGGTTCTGATAACCCAAGAGCTGAAGAGAGAATGAGTTCTAGGTCAGAAGCTGCTGTCAAGAAGAATAAAGAGATAAGACCTTCATCTTTCTCGGGTTCAAAACGACCAGAAAACCTAGATTCACTTAAGACTGAAAAAACTTATCTGAACTCTAGAAAACCATTGCCAACTTTGAGCAGCAAGGTTGAAGATAAGGATGAAGATTCGGACTCAGGTGGCAGTGAAAAGTCCCTAAAACAGGAAACGCGTGAGCAAGTTCAGAAGTTCAAGAAAGCAATTGAGAGTGAACGTAAAAGAACCACCACGCCAACTAAATTTACAAATCCGCCCAGTGGAGGCAAGGAAAGCAAAGGCAAGCGTGGCTACGGCACTGAGAAGCAGTTATTGCGGGAGAAGATAAGGAGTATGCTTCTTGATCGCGGCTGGAAGATTGATTATAGACCTAGACGAAACAGAGATTACCTCGATGCAGTTTATATTAATCCTGCTGGAACTGCTTATTGGTCTATAATTAAGGCCTATGATGCACTTCAGAAGCAACTGGAAGAAGAGGAAGATAATGTTAAACCTTTTGATGAATCTCCTTCATTTACTCCTTTACCAGAAGAGATAATAAGTAAATTGACAAGGCAAACTCGCAAGAAGATTGAACGGGaattaaaaaagaagaaaagagatgCTGTTTGCAGTAGAAATGCCAAGGAGGTTACCATGAGAGAGTCTACCAACTGTACAGACAGTGGAGGCAGATTGCATGAAGCAGATAGTGTGAGTGGGAATGAGTCAAGTGGTAATTTATACCAGGTTAaggcaaagaaagacacagctGAAAGACAATCTGCCTCTAACTCTCATATTATACAAGGAAGAAAAAGTAGAAAAATAGGCAGGTGTACGTTGTTGGTTCGTAATTCTGACAAGGGACTTTCAGAAGCTGATGGCTATGTTCCATATACTGGAAAGCGAACCATCTTGTCTTGGTTAGTTGACTCTGGAATTGTTCAAACGAGTGAGAAGGTGCAATATATGAATGGTAAGAAGACAAGAGTGATGCTAGAAGGCTGGATCACGAAAGATGGGATACATTGTGGTTGCTGTAGCAAAATTCTTACCATCTCAAAGTTTGAGATTCATGCAGGAAGCAAACAGCGTCAGccttttctaaatatatatctGGAATCTGGAATGTCTCTATTGCAATGCCAAATAGATGCATGGAACAAACAAGAAGAATCAAAACGAGAGGCTTTTCACAGTGTAGATGTTAATGGTGATGATCCAAATGATGATACCTGCGGGCTATGTGGTGATGGTGGGGATCTCATCTGTTGTGATGGTTGTCCATCAACTTTTCATCAGACCTGCTTGGATATTAAG ATGCTCCCAACAGGCGATTGGCATTGTCCAAATTGTACTTGTAAATTTTGTGGGCTCGCTGGTCGGAGTAATGCTAAGGCAGATGATAGAACAGACAGCTCGCTTCTTCTGTGTAGCCTTTGTGAGAAAAAAT ACCATCAATCATGCCGACAGGATGAGTTTAATATAGCTGTTAATTCAGGAGATGCAGCCAACTCGTTTTGTGGGAAAAATTGCCAAGAG ATCTTTTCACATTTACAGAAGCTTCTTGGGGTCAAACATGAGTTAGAATCGGGATTTTCATGGTCTCTAGTTCATCGGATGGATCCGGCCTCAGAAAGATTGCACCTTGGATTTTCTCAACGGGTAGAATGCAATTCCAAGCTTGCAGTTGCACTCTCTGTTATGGATGAGTGTTTTTTGCCCATTGTTGACCGGAGAAGTGGGATCAATTTAATTCATAATGTGCTTTACAACCGAGG GTCAAACTTTGGTCGTTTGAACTTTAATTCCTTTTATACAGCTATTTTGGAGAAGGGCGATGAAATAATCAGTGCTGCATCTATCAG GATCCATGGTTTGCAACTAGCCGAAATGCCATTTATTGGAACTCGGCATATCTATAGACGTCAAGGAATGTGTCGCCGACTTTTATCAGCTATCGAATTG GCCCTCAGCACTCTTAAAGTTGAGAAATTGATTATTCCTGCTATTGCTGAACACATGAATACATGGActgaaaaatttaatttcagtCCACTTAAGAAATCTCACAATCAGGAAATGAGGTCAATGAATATGTTGGTGTTTCCTCGTACAGATATGTTACAGAAGTCACTGATAAAGCGAGATATCGCAGAGGGAAGCATAATTAACAATTCAG GTTTAGGCATGGAGTCCGctaaagaaaatgaagataGTCTTACGTTGTCCGTGTTGGGTGTATCTGAAACCAATTCTTCTCTGAAGCATGATATCAATACAGACCACAGCACTGACTTGCTGCCATTGAGTGAGCGCAGTAGCAAAGCCAGCACATTGCTATCATCTTCAAAAATCCCAATCGTCCCTTTAAATGATGTTACTGCAAAAAGTGGTGCTTTAGTTTCCTTCTGTGAAGTTAAGGATGAACCTGCTGAGGAGATGACTCCTACCATTAATTCAGTATCAGTTGACAGTTTAGCTGATACCACCACTGTCAACTTTAAGTCTACACATCCCTCTAATGAACATCCCAGTTCTTTTTTGGCTCAAAAAGCTGAACTGGGTCAATCTGTAAAGGACCATACTCAATCTTTTGTGGATGGGATCATTATTCATAAAGAGGAAGCCAAAGAAACTTCAGGTGAATTAATTGGTGTTTCTTTATGTGAAATTTCAAAAGGCAAAACTGAAGAGGATCATGTGATTGTATTCCAAAATTCTGTATCTGTTCATGATTCTGTTTCTCGTGGCACAAATGAAAGTACACTCGTTGAATCTAATATGAGTACTCACACCGCAGTTGACTTGGACAATTCTTGTGAAGTCCATATGGATAAGACTTCTGCTAACCTTCCCAAAGATTCTGTTGAGCAATTATGTTCACAGGATAATGTTGAGGACAACGCTTTACCGGAGAATTCTCTCATAAATATTGAAGAGGATCCGACAGCTATCCAGAATTCCGTACATGCACGTGATTGTGAAGGTAGACTTATTAATTCTAATACGAGTAATCACACTGCAGTTGACTTGACCGATACTTGTGAAGTCCACGTAATTAATACTTCTCCCAGAGATGCTGCCAAGCATGCCGGAAAGGATATAGTTGGTAATGAAACATTACGTGAAACTTTTGATAGTAATATCGAAGAGGATGCAACTGCTATCCAGAAGAACTCTGTATCTGTATATGATTCTGTTTCTCTTGGTGCATGTGGAAATACAGACACTGATTTTGACATGACTAATCAGACTGCATATGACTTGGACGACAGTTGTGAAGTTGATGCAAATGATACTTCGTTTAATGCCCTCATGGATTCTGGGGAGCAATTACCTTCAACGGACTTTGTTAAGGATGGCACTTTACCTGAAACTTTTGGCGCCAGTATCGAAGAGGATGCAACTCCTATCCAGAATTCTTTTTCTGTACATGATTCTGCTTCTCTTGGCGGATGTGAAAGCACACATATCGATTCTGAGAAGACTAATCTGACTGCAGTTGACTTGAATCACAATTGTGAAGTTCATCTGAATGAGACTTTTGTTAATTCCCCTAAGGATTCTGCTGAGCAATTATCTTCAAAAGATATTGTTGAGGAAGACACTTCATGTGAAACATTTAGTGGCATTATCAAAGAGGATGCTACTGCTCCCCAGAATTCTGTGTCTGTAAACGTTTTTGTTTCTCTTGGCCCATGTGAGGGTATGCCTGTCGATTTGGACAAGATTAATCCTACTGCAGTTGACTTGGACAATAGTTGTGAAGTTAAAGCGAATGACTCTTGTGTGAATTCCCAGAAGGATTCTGCTGAGCAGTTATCTTTAAAGGATTTAGTTCAGAATGACACTTCAAGTGAAGCTTTTAGCGCCACTATTAAAGAGGATGCAACTGCCTATAAGAATTCTTTGTCTGTACATAATTCTGTTTCACTTGGTGCACGAGAAAGTACACAAATTGACTCTGATATTACTAATATCACTGCAGTGGACTTGGACAATAGTTATGTTGCCAATGTGAATGACACTTCTGTTAATTGCCCCAAGGATGCTGTGGAACAATTATCTGCGAAGGAGAATGTTGAGGATGACAGTTTATGTGAAACTTCTGCCGGCAATCTTGAAAAGGATCCAGCTGTACAGAATTATGTATCTGTACAAATTCCTGTTTCTCATGACACATGTGGAAGTACACCTGTTGATTTTGACATGAGTAAACACCCTGcagagtacttggacaacactTGTGAAGTCGACTTGAATGACACTTGTGTCAATTCTCCCAAAGATTGTGTTGAGCAATCAGCTATAGAGAATACTGTCAAGGAAGATGTTACTGCACCCAGAATTATCACCCATAAAAATGGAGGCAATGTGGTGGACGATATTCATGAAGTAGAACAGGAAGCTGCTTATGCTGAACCTTTAATGGATCCTTTCCACagaaaatttcaaatgaaaaatACCGCTCAAGCAATCAGTGAAGACCCATCGGAATTGAGTTCTGCGACTGATGTGGTTGGTGATGAGAAGAAGGGGGATTTGAAAAACTATATTATGGGAGATGCCCAAGAAGGAGATGTGAAGATTTCTTCCATTAAGCCTATCGTTGAATCTGGATGTGATACTTCCGTTGCTAATAGCACTTGCCAGGCCCTTAATGAGAACGAGACAGGATTCACTTCAGATGAGCGGACCAAAGATGTGAAATCTGTTTCATCTCCGTTAGACGATATGAAAAGCAATTTACATGTGATGGCTACAGAAGTTTCTCCAAACTCGTTTGATCAAGGTAGCAAGTAA